The following proteins come from a genomic window of Lycium ferocissimum isolate CSIRO_LF1 chromosome 4, AGI_CSIRO_Lferr_CH_V1, whole genome shotgun sequence:
- the LOC132054507 gene encoding bifunctional pinoresinol-lariciresinol reductase 2-like: protein MAKSKVLIVGGTGYLGKRMVKASLANGHDTYILQRPEIGVDIEKVEILISFKMQGAHLLTASFNDHQSLVNAVKLVDVVICAISGVHIRSHHILLQLKLVDAIKEAGNIKRFLPSEFGTDPARMENAMEPGRVTFDDKMVVRKAIEEAGIPFTYVSANCFAGYFLGGLCQIGHILPSRDTVVLLGDGNQKAIYVAEDEIATYTIKTIDDPRTLNKTLYLRPPKNILSQREVVQIWEKLIGKELKKSTLSKEEFLAPMKELEYAEQVGLCHYYHVCYEGCLANFEIGEEGEEASKLYPEVNYTTAEDYMKRYV, encoded by the exons ATGGCAAAAAGCAAAGTGTTGATAGTGGGAGGGACAGGGTACCTTGGGAAGAGAATGGTGAAAGCTAGTTTAGCAAATGGACACGACACCTACATTTTGCAACGTCCAGAAATAGGAGTTGATATTGAGAAAGTTGAAATTCTTATTTCTTTTAAGATGCAAGGTGCTCACCTTCTAACTGCTTCTTTTAACGATCATCAGAGCCTCGTCAACGCTGTTAAACTCGTCGACGTTGTCATCTGTGCCATCTCAGGTGTCCATATTCGTAGCCATCATATCTTGCTTCAGCTTAAGCTTGTGGATGCCATCAAAGAAGCAGGAAATATCAAG AGATTTTTGCCATCTGAATTTGGAACGGATCCAGCAAGAATGGAAAATGCAATGGAGCCAGGTAGAGTGACATTTGATGATAAAATGGTGGTGAGAAAAGCCATCGAAGAAGCTGGCATTCCTTTCACTTATGTCTCTGCTAATTGCTTTGCTGGTTACTTTCTTGGCGGCCTTTGTCAAATTGGTCATATCCTTCCTTCAAGAGACACTGTTGTCTTGCTCGGAGATGGCAACCAGAAAG CAATTTATGTGGCCGAAGATGAGATAGCAACATATACCATAAAGACCATAGATGATCCAAGGACACTCAATAAAACACTTTACCTTAGGCCTCCAAAAAACATACTTTCTCAAAGAGAGGTTGTTCAAATATGGGAAAAGCTAATTGGCAAAGAGCTTAAAAAATCAACTCTTTCCAAAGAAGAATTTTTGGCTCCAATGAAGG AGCTTGAATATGCAGAACAAGTTGGATTGTGTCACTATTATCACGTTTGCTATGAAGGATGCCTTGCTAattttgaaataggagaagaaggagaagaggcTTCCAAACTCTATCCAGAGGTTAACTACACTACGGCCGAAGACTATATGAAGCGTTACGTCTAA